The Acidimicrobiales bacterium genome includes a window with the following:
- a CDS encoding PadR family transcriptional regulator — protein MSQVFSHGRLRLFLLLLLAERPNHGYELIRLLEDRFLGLYTPSAGTVYPRLAALEEDGLVEHDEIEGRKIYRLTDAGRAELEAHRHELRDLEARAAESARHLAREIRHEVKASVRELRQELGVAMRDLRREERRTAREGAKQRHDQMRDVAGDRRPPEGRGDETRSLGADLDAFVTDVMTAARRRPIDTGQLRAVREALLAAREAIIAALSANGTPSS, from the coding sequence ATGAGCCAGGTGTTCTCCCATGGGCGATTGCGGCTCTTCCTGCTCCTGTTGCTGGCCGAGCGGCCCAACCACGGCTACGAGCTGATCAGGCTCCTGGAGGACCGCTTCCTCGGCCTCTACACGCCGTCGGCGGGCACGGTCTATCCACGCCTCGCTGCCCTCGAGGAGGATGGCCTGGTCGAGCACGACGAGATCGAGGGCCGCAAGATCTACCGCCTCACCGACGCCGGGCGGGCCGAGCTCGAGGCCCACCGGCACGAGCTTCGCGACCTCGAGGCCCGCGCCGCCGAGTCGGCCCGCCATCTGGCCCGCGAGATCCGCCACGAGGTGAAGGCCTCGGTGCGGGAGCTGCGTCAGGAGCTTGGCGTGGCCATGCGCGACCTTCGCCGGGAGGAACGCCGCACGGCCCGCGAGGGGGCCAAGCAGCGACACGATCAGATGCGGGACGTCGCTGGCGATCGCCGGCCGCCCGAGGGCCGGGGCGATGAGACCCGGTCGCTCGGGGCAGATCTCGACGCCTTCGTGACCGACGTGATGACTGCCGCCCGACGGAGACCGATCGATACCGGTCAACTTCGTGCGGTGAGGGAGGCCCTGCTGGCGGCTCGAGAAGCGATCATCGCCGCTCTGAGCGCCAATGGCACGCCCTCGAGCTGA
- a CDS encoding diiron oxygenase, producing the protein MTTLDRELACEEHLPDRELDPYAALLARLSHQSVVKHFDAYADVDWDAPELAIDGGDPRWELSSDDSLGGTAWYRALPQPARARLGLDLVASKMKTGLEFENVLKRGLLEYAATLPNGSPEFRYAYHEVVEEAQHSLMFQEFVNRSGFDAKGLDRFERAASRLIASLGRRFPPLFFAFVLGGEDPIDYVQRRELRSSRTIHPLLERVMRIHVTEEARHLSFARHYLKRSVPGLGRLRRAQLAIGAPLVLAVMAQMMLRPSTQIVRRHHIPKEVVTEAFTRNAVHHDEALASMHKLRRLWADLGLAGPVYRSLWRLLGLWRDVTDGERAA; encoded by the coding sequence GTGACGACCCTCGATCGAGAGCTCGCCTGCGAGGAGCACCTCCCGGATCGCGAGCTCGACCCGTACGCCGCCCTGCTCGCCCGGCTCAGCCACCAGTCCGTCGTGAAGCACTTCGACGCCTATGCCGATGTGGACTGGGACGCGCCCGAGCTGGCGATCGACGGCGGCGATCCTCGCTGGGAGCTGTCGAGCGACGACTCGCTCGGTGGCACAGCCTGGTACCGGGCGCTGCCCCAGCCGGCGCGCGCTCGCCTTGGGCTGGACCTGGTGGCGTCGAAGATGAAGACGGGGCTCGAGTTCGAGAACGTGCTCAAGCGGGGGCTGCTCGAGTACGCGGCGACCTTGCCCAACGGGTCGCCGGAGTTTCGCTATGCCTACCATGAGGTCGTCGAAGAGGCCCAGCACTCGCTCATGTTCCAGGAGTTCGTCAACCGCAGCGGCTTCGACGCGAAGGGGTTGGACCGCTTCGAGCGCGCCGCATCCCGTCTCATTGCCTCCCTCGGGCGCCGCTTCCCCCCGCTGTTCTTCGCGTTCGTCCTCGGTGGAGAGGATCCCATCGACTACGTGCAGCGCCGGGAGCTGCGCAGCAGCCGCACCATCCACCCGCTGCTGGAACGGGTCATGCGCATCCATGTGACCGAGGAGGCCCGGCATCTCTCGTTCGCTCGCCACTACCTCAAGCGCAGCGTCCCCGGACTGGGCCGATTGCGGCGTGCGCAGCTGGCCATCGGCGCGCCGCTGGTGCTCGCCGTGATGGCCCAGATGATGCTCCGGCCGTCGACGCAGATCGTCCGCCGCCACCACATCCCGAAGGAGGTGGTAACGGAGGCCTTCACCCGCAATGCTGTCCATCACGACGAGGCCCTGGCGTCCATGCACAAGCTTCGTCGGCTGTGGGCGGACCTCGGGCTGGCCGGCCCCGTCTATCGGTCCCTGTGGAGGCTGCTCGGACTGTGGCGCGACGTGACCGATGGCGAACGTGCGGCATGA
- a CDS encoding P-II family nitrogen regulator, producing MRLVTGVVKPFKLDDVREALKKVGVQGMTISEVQGFGRQRGHTEVYRGAEYQVEFVPKVRFEVLVDDSHTDEVVEAMVNAARTGKIGDGKIWVTPLSEVVRVRTGERGGEAL from the coding sequence ATGAGACTCGTCACAGGAGTCGTCAAGCCCTTCAAGCTCGACGACGTACGCGAGGCCCTCAAGAAGGTCGGCGTGCAAGGCATGACCATCAGCGAGGTCCAGGGCTTCGGCCGCCAACGCGGCCACACAGAGGTCTACCGGGGCGCCGAGTACCAGGTGGAGTTCGTACCCAAGGTGCGCTTCGAGGTGCTGGTCGATGACAGCCACACCGACGAGGTGGTCGAGGCCATGGTCAACGCAGCGCGCACGGGCAAGATCGGCGACGGCAAGATCTGGGTCACTCCGTTGTCGGAGGTCGTCCGGGTGCGCACCGGAGAGCGGGGCGGCGAGGCCCTGTAA
- a CDS encoding glycosyltransferase family 39 protein — MQRVDRRLATYQGDARAGDIDAMYNLAVSLEARQMWAGARLWYGRAAAAGDVDAMFNLAVLFDRLGQPAEATRWFRRAASAGDHEARLTFDPPLESIRHAYRDPVLDTAPVADAADDAVDARPGLTRVSLSPSTRRWRWLVGSIVLVAGIWPIVGSIWLFPSLTRNADEVVWLAQAEVLESGSLTAPAPAKHPESYRPWFASMRDGRYVYRYAPLFPAVLAASDLVTGTPRTGLGLVSAWAILAVYLLVAELVRRRGTALLAAVLVGTSPLFFLTSAMFLGYVFFIGAFCTAAWLLVRGARTDRSADLVLAGAAFGLAIFHRPYDALWLGVPWLAWFAWRSRRKTPKAILLVAVGALPVFVAMLIYNWHLTGDALKPPFLLWDPRDTVGFGLHSLSPTDPQVEFTFSMGLTGVGHFWEDLLLWTVPGLPLLAGASLLVLRTAGRRLAPLAGMLPALTFGWIGFWGSYYAQFRNQLGPMYFLPLVVPLAALTAVGATALVQAIRRPAHRALAYAVGGCLLAAALVEGGAHAAAWQPKARTAARVVWQLPSPASLSRAVGGTGRTRAIIFLPEAFVGFLPPLHNTPQLDGTRLYVADRPGTNDLAIVAAHPDRAVFRLVAALDGSVRLQRLR; from the coding sequence GTGCAACGGGTCGATCGTCGTCTCGCCACGTATCAAGGCGACGCCAGGGCTGGCGACATCGATGCCATGTACAACCTGGCGGTCTCGCTCGAAGCGCGACAGATGTGGGCCGGTGCCCGACTGTGGTACGGCCGGGCGGCAGCTGCCGGCGACGTCGACGCCATGTTCAACCTGGCCGTCCTGTTCGACCGATTGGGGCAACCGGCCGAAGCCACCAGATGGTTCCGGCGAGCAGCCTCGGCAGGGGACCACGAAGCGCGGCTGACCTTCGACCCGCCGCTCGAGTCGATCCGCCATGCATACCGCGACCCGGTGCTCGACACCGCACCCGTCGCCGACGCAGCCGACGATGCTGTCGATGCTCGCCCCGGCCTGACGCGGGTCTCTCTGAGCCCTTCGACCCGTCGATGGCGCTGGCTTGTCGGTTCCATCGTCCTGGTTGCGGGGATCTGGCCCATCGTGGGGTCCATCTGGCTCTTCCCGAGCCTCACACGAAACGCCGACGAGGTTGTCTGGCTCGCCCAGGCCGAGGTGCTCGAGTCGGGATCGCTGACAGCACCCGCCCCGGCCAAGCACCCGGAGAGCTACCGGCCTTGGTTCGCCTCCATGCGGGACGGGCGGTATGTCTACCGGTACGCGCCGCTGTTTCCCGCCGTCCTCGCCGCCTCCGACCTCGTCACCGGCACGCCTCGGACCGGGCTCGGTCTTGTCAGCGCCTGGGCCATTCTCGCCGTCTACCTCCTCGTCGCCGAGCTCGTGAGGCGGCGAGGTACAGCGCTCCTCGCTGCCGTCCTGGTCGGAACCAGCCCTCTCTTCTTCCTGACGTCGGCGATGTTCCTCGGGTACGTGTTCTTCATCGGGGCCTTTTGTACAGCCGCATGGCTCCTCGTCCGGGGGGCACGTACCGATCGGAGTGCTGACCTCGTCCTTGCCGGCGCCGCATTCGGCCTCGCCATCTTCCACCGCCCCTACGACGCGCTGTGGCTCGGCGTGCCGTGGCTGGCGTGGTTCGCGTGGAGATCTCGCCGGAAGACGCCAAAGGCCATCCTCCTCGTCGCCGTCGGTGCCCTCCCGGTTTTCGTCGCCATGCTGATCTACAACTGGCATCTCACAGGCGATGCGTTGAAGCCGCCGTTCCTGCTCTGGGATCCGAGAGACACCGTCGGTTTCGGACTCCACTCCTTGTCGCCAACCGACCCGCAAGTTGAGTTCACCTTCAGTATGGGCCTGACGGGAGTGGGCCACTTCTGGGAGGACCTGCTCCTGTGGACCGTGCCTGGCCTACCGCTCCTCGCCGGAGCGAGCCTTCTCGTGCTGAGAACGGCAGGGCGACGGCTGGCCCCGCTGGCGGGGATGCTGCCGGCCCTGACATTCGGATGGATCGGCTTCTGGGGGAGCTACTACGCACAGTTCCGTAATCAGCTCGGCCCGATGTACTTTCTCCCGCTCGTCGTGCCCTTGGCGGCCCTGACAGCCGTCGGTGCAACCGCTCTGGTGCAGGCGATTCGTCGCCCTGCCCACCGGGCTCTCGCGTACGCCGTCGGGGGGTGTCTCCTCGCTGCCGCGCTCGTCGAGGGTGGCGCCCACGCTGCTGCATGGCAGCCGAAGGCGAGAACGGCTGCACGTGTCGTCTGGCAGCTGCCGAGTCCCGCCTCGCTGTCAAGGGCAGTCGGTGGAACCGGTCGCACCCGGGCGATCATCTTCCTGCCCGAGGCGTTCGTCGGCTTCCTCCCCCCTCTCCACAACACGCCGCAGCTCGACGGCACGCGGCTGTATGTGGCTGACCGTCCCGGCACAAATGACCTGGCGATCGTGGCGGCGCATCCCGACCGGGCCGTGTTCCGGCTCGTCGCCGCCCTCGATGGCTCTGTTCGTCTCCAACGTCTGCGCTGA
- a CDS encoding MOSC domain-containing protein: MDGVVADLFLSATAGADMRGEDELEVHASGVVGDRYASENGSWSSKPASGRALTLIEEEAIEAVRRDYGIDLEPGATRRNVVTRGVALNHLVGRTFRVGEVEVIGVRLAEPCAHLESLTAKGVRRAFVHRGGLRCEVASGGRIRVGDAVRTLEDR, encoded by the coding sequence ATGGACGGCGTGGTCGCAGACCTGTTCCTGAGCGCGACGGCCGGTGCGGACATGCGGGGTGAGGACGAGCTGGAGGTGCACGCCTCGGGTGTCGTTGGCGATCGCTACGCCTCCGAGAACGGGAGCTGGTCGTCGAAGCCGGCCTCGGGGCGGGCGCTGACCCTCATCGAGGAGGAAGCCATCGAGGCCGTCCGACGGGACTACGGCATCGACCTGGAACCGGGGGCGACGAGGCGCAACGTCGTCACGCGCGGCGTCGCCCTCAACCACCTGGTGGGTCGCACGTTCCGTGTGGGTGAGGTCGAGGTCATCGGGGTCCGGCTGGCTGAGCCGTGCGCCCACCTGGAGTCCCTGACCGCGAAGGGAGTGCGCCGGGCATTCGTGCACCGGGGCGGCCTGCGGTGTGAGGTCGCGTCGGGCGGTCGGATCCGGGTCGGCGATGCCGTACGAACGCTTGAGGACCGCTAA
- a CDS encoding DUF4097 family beta strand repeat-containing protein, whose amino-acid sequence MSMDYAVEPGSEGLRLDLGELDAAHVRMGGGEVSLAGTSSPPRLEVDGVTEEPVAIRLYDGVLTVEQPTRWSGRLVRPRATITLTMPPAAAATVQTESGALLAAGLAGRMSFTTASGEVTATCVSGDVRARTVSGEVALDGVAGRLRVESVSGPVTVVGGRLQEAAISTVTGEVVADLDPRPGARCSCRSASGPVTVRLPADASVAFEAESLMGHIDVPAWAETSEEEAPPWAHRWPGTAQAWSETAHAWATWAGDWAGRAGALADRAGALADRAGAWADALAGAGTRLLGEPAGSCARNSLPLGGLGRAVRGRLGQGDVTLRMASLLGDVSMMCGAPVEAVA is encoded by the coding sequence ATGAGCATGGACTACGCGGTCGAGCCCGGGAGCGAGGGACTGCGGCTGGATCTCGGGGAACTGGATGCGGCGCACGTGCGAATGGGTGGCGGCGAGGTATCCCTGGCCGGCACGTCCTCGCCGCCCCGGCTCGAGGTCGACGGCGTGACCGAGGAGCCGGTCGCGATCCGGCTGTACGACGGCGTGCTCACCGTCGAGCAGCCAACGAGGTGGTCCGGCAGGTTGGTCCGCCCCCGGGCCACGATCACGCTCACCATGCCGCCGGCGGCGGCGGCGACGGTCCAGACTGAGTCGGGGGCCCTTCTCGCCGCCGGTTTGGCAGGTCGGATGTCGTTCACGACGGCGTCGGGCGAGGTCACGGCCACGTGCGTGTCCGGCGATGTCAGGGCCCGAACGGTCTCCGGCGAGGTGGCGCTCGACGGGGTGGCGGGGCGGCTTCGGGTCGAGTCCGTCTCCGGCCCCGTCACCGTTGTCGGAGGCCGACTCCAGGAGGCGGCCATCTCCACGGTCACCGGCGAGGTCGTCGCCGATCTGGACCCCCGTCCCGGCGCCCGCTGCTCGTGTCGCTCGGCGTCGGGTCCGGTGACGGTGCGCCTGCCAGCCGACGCCAGCGTCGCCTTCGAGGCGGAGTCGCTGATGGGGCACATCGACGTGCCCGCCTGGGCCGAGACATCGGAGGAGGAGGCGCCGCCCTGGGCCCATAGGTGGCCAGGGACGGCGCAGGCCTGGTCAGAGACGGCCCACGCCTGGGCAACCTGGGCTGGCGACTGGGCCGGCCGGGCCGGCGCGCTGGCTGACCGGGCGGGCGCGCTGGCTGACCGGGCCGGCGCGTGGGCCGACGCACTGGCGGGAGCGGGGACGCGGCTGCTGGGCGAGCCTGCGGGGTCGTGTGCTCGCAACTCGCTGCCCCTCGGCGGTCTCGGGCGTGCCGTGCGCGGCCGGCTCGGACAAGGTGACGTGACGCTGCGCATGGCCAGCCTCCTCGGGGACGTCTCGATGATGTGCGGGGCACCCGTCGAGGCCGTGGCATGA
- a CDS encoding VC0807 family protein, producing MSVRAAHRQGRGGEHAPPEVAVPTAELSAAEAALTAAGSLTVRSLLFGSGPRFAGDAFGPVLAFYVGWKVAGTEVGIGVATAVGIVAWYAARRRERPGAVALLALGFVFVQAGVGLAFHSARIYLAQQVLLSAGLGVAFLVSIALRRPLAGLFAQDIFPFPDEVRSSATFRRVFTRISLAWGVYQVLRSVVRLGALSKGSIDAFLVVNLITSGPFIVALMAWSIWYAVRAFRRSEEWGWALRGEEPPPDVVAAYEAQQPEQVAAQDGRDTGPAR from the coding sequence ATGAGTGTGCGGGCGGCGCACCGGCAGGGGAGAGGCGGCGAGCACGCACCTCCGGAGGTGGCGGTGCCTACCGCCGAATTATCGGCCGCTGAGGCGGCGCTGACGGCGGCGGGCTCGCTCACCGTCAGATCACTGCTATTCGGGAGCGGACCGCGCTTCGCCGGAGACGCCTTCGGGCCGGTGCTCGCCTTCTATGTGGGCTGGAAGGTCGCAGGGACGGAGGTCGGGATCGGTGTGGCCACCGCTGTCGGGATCGTGGCCTGGTACGCGGCGCGGCGACGCGAGCGACCTGGCGCCGTGGCCCTGCTGGCGCTCGGGTTCGTGTTCGTCCAAGCCGGCGTGGGTCTGGCGTTCCACAGCGCCCGGATCTATCTGGCCCAGCAGGTCCTGCTGTCAGCCGGGTTGGGCGTCGCCTTCCTGGTGTCCATCGCGCTTCGCCGGCCGCTCGCCGGGCTCTTCGCCCAGGACATCTTTCCGTTCCCCGACGAGGTCCGGAGCTCGGCGACGTTTCGTCGGGTCTTCACCCGGATCTCGCTGGCCTGGGGCGTCTACCAGGTGCTGCGCAGCGTCGTCCGACTGGGGGCGCTCAGCAAGGGGAGCATCGACGCCTTCCTGGTCGTCAACCTGATCACCAGCGGACCATTCATCGTGGCCCTCATGGCGTGGTCGATCTGGTACGCGGTGCGCGCCTTCCGTCGCAGCGAGGAGTGGGGTTGGGCGCTGCGCGGGGAGGAGCCGCCGCCGGACGTCGTGGCTGCCTACGAGGCGCAGCAGCCGGAACAGGTCGCGGCGCAGGACGGCCGCGACACGGGTCCGGCGCGCTGA
- a CDS encoding TetR/AcrR family transcriptional regulator produces MAGEDTDGVRQRRTQERGVATRAALLDAAVDCLVEQGYGATTTVEVARRAGISRGAQLHHFPTKAELLTAAVYHLCERRTTEFRKGFAQAEPGADRLDVAIDLLWSMFRGPTFVAWVELWVAARTDPDLRRQVLEMDNTFMEESRAVFLELFPPEHGVDPGFYEVGQAFASTLMEGLALQRMVVGDELHQQQMIDALKAISRLFVPRPPDTAGPGERRDEKEEAP; encoded by the coding sequence GTGGCTGGGGAAGACACGGACGGTGTCCGTCAACGGCGAACCCAGGAGCGCGGGGTGGCCACACGCGCGGCCCTCCTCGACGCCGCCGTCGACTGCCTGGTCGAGCAGGGGTACGGGGCGACGACGACGGTGGAGGTGGCCAGGCGGGCAGGGATCTCACGGGGTGCCCAGCTGCACCACTTCCCGACCAAGGCCGAGCTGCTCACGGCCGCCGTGTACCACTTGTGCGAGCGCCGGACCACGGAGTTCCGGAAGGGCTTCGCCCAGGCCGAGCCAGGTGCCGACCGCCTCGACGTGGCCATCGATCTGCTGTGGTCGATGTTCCGAGGTCCCACGTTCGTGGCCTGGGTCGAACTGTGGGTCGCCGCTCGAACCGACCCGGATCTGCGCCGCCAGGTGCTGGAGATGGACAACACGTTCATGGAGGAGAGCCGGGCCGTCTTCCTCGAGCTGTTCCCGCCCGAGCACGGCGTCGATCCCGGCTTCTACGAGGTCGGTCAGGCCTTCGCCAGCACGCTCATGGAGGGTCTCGCCCTGCAGCGAATGGTCGTCGGCGACGAGCTGCACCAGCAGCAGATGATCGACGCGCTCAAGGCGATCAGCCGGCTCTTCGTGCCCCGCCCACCTGACACCGCCGGTCCTGGAGAACGGCGCGACGAGAAGGAGGAAGCGCCGTGA
- a CDS encoding helix-turn-helix domain-containing protein: MAHADSEPVIVAVVHWPEDEELLRWFAESGTARLVLASGDEPVPWVDDPLQDWVRMPVHLGEAQARLEALARKVADRRRVATVPVLDENGRLFQGGRWVPLSGVTARLAAALVEAFGQVVEDAELLSRGWPDGGGQRDTLRVQLTRLRRRIKPLGLGILYVNGGHVLSDLRQMPPSRRPDGT, translated from the coding sequence ATGGCCCACGCCGACTCTGAGCCGGTGATCGTGGCTGTGGTGCACTGGCCGGAGGACGAGGAGCTTCTCCGCTGGTTCGCAGAGTCGGGGACGGCGCGGCTCGTGCTCGCCAGCGGCGACGAGCCCGTACCGTGGGTCGACGACCCGCTGCAGGACTGGGTGCGGATGCCCGTCCACCTCGGTGAGGCCCAGGCCCGCCTCGAGGCCCTGGCCCGGAAGGTGGCGGATCGTCGCCGGGTTGCGACCGTCCCCGTGCTCGACGAGAACGGCCGGTTGTTCCAGGGCGGACGCTGGGTCCCGTTGTCGGGCGTGACGGCGCGACTGGCGGCGGCACTCGTGGAGGCGTTCGGACAGGTGGTCGAGGACGCCGAGCTGCTGTCCCGCGGCTGGCCCGACGGCGGTGGGCAGCGGGACACCCTGCGGGTCCAGCTGACCCGGTTGCGGCGCCGCATCAAGCCCCTCGGGTTGGGGATCCTGTACGTGAACGGCGGCCACGTGCTCAGCGACCTGCGGCAGATGCCGCCGAGCCGCCGACCGGACGGCACGTGA
- a CDS encoding ABC transporter permease subunit yields MIVRPRTWLIITVLTGLPVVVGVLLKVTGVAPRPGTGPPLLAEVLSNGSLFPVAALGLVLPLFLPVAVAMVGGEAVAGEAAGGTLRYLLIRPVSRGYLLLAKLATVSIFVVLAVVVIAAVGFIVGASLFGVHPLATVSGQTVPAQDATLRIFVAVVFAMVSMLGVAAIALFASVLTDSPVGAGLGAIAVLVCSEVFDLLDAAAVLKPYLPTHYWLSFVDIFRFPILWHNVARGFLIQAVYILIFLGAAWARFSTKDITS; encoded by the coding sequence ATGATCGTGCGCCCCCGCACCTGGCTCATCATCACGGTGCTCACCGGGTTGCCCGTCGTGGTGGGCGTCCTGCTCAAGGTAACTGGAGTGGCTCCCCGGCCGGGAACGGGCCCGCCCCTGCTGGCCGAGGTGCTCAGCAACGGCAGCCTGTTCCCCGTCGCCGCCCTCGGCCTCGTGCTGCCGCTGTTCCTGCCCGTGGCCGTGGCCATGGTCGGCGGGGAAGCCGTCGCTGGCGAGGCGGCGGGGGGCACGCTCCGTTACCTGCTGATCCGGCCTGTCTCGCGCGGCTACCTCCTGCTCGCCAAGCTGGCGACGGTCAGCATCTTCGTGGTGCTGGCGGTCGTCGTGATCGCCGCGGTGGGCTTCATCGTGGGAGCGTCGCTCTTCGGCGTCCATCCGCTCGCCACCGTCTCGGGTCAGACCGTTCCGGCCCAGGACGCGACCCTGCGCATCTTCGTCGCCGTGGTGTTCGCCATGGTCTCGATGCTCGGCGTCGCCGCCATCGCCCTGTTCGCATCGGTGCTCACCGACTCGCCCGTCGGAGCCGGCCTGGGAGCCATCGCCGTGCTCGTGTGCTCCGAGGTCTTCGACCTGCTCGACGCCGCCGCCGTGCTCAAGCCGTACCTCCCCACGCACTACTGGCTGTCGTTCGTGGACATCTTCCGGTTCCCCATCCTCTGGCACAACGTGGCCCGAGGCTTCCTCATCCAGGCTGTCTACATCCTCATCTTCCTTGGGGCCGCCTGGGCGAGGTTCTCGACCAAAGACATCACGAGCTGA
- a CDS encoding VOC family protein produces the protein MRTLGVHHVSIKVADTREAIRFYCDVLGLSARSDRPDLGFGGAWLDAGGQQVHLVEGELPQDQGQHFALQVDDLGAAIDELRSRGVSVSDPIPIASAQQAFVNDPDGNLIELHQPG, from the coding sequence GTGAGAACGCTCGGTGTCCATCACGTCTCGATCAAGGTCGCCGACACCCGGGAGGCGATTCGCTTCTACTGCGACGTGCTCGGTCTCTCGGCGCGAAGCGACCGACCGGACCTCGGCTTCGGCGGGGCCTGGCTCGACGCCGGCGGCCAGCAGGTCCACCTGGTGGAAGGCGAGCTGCCCCAGGACCAGGGTCAGCACTTCGCCCTCCAGGTCGACGACCTGGGCGCGGCGATCGACGAGCTGCGGTCCCGTGGCGTCAGCGTGAGCGATCCCATTCCCATCGCCAGCGCCCAGCAGGCCTTCGTCAACGACCCCGACGGCAACCTCATCGAGCTGCACCAGCCCGGCTGA
- a CDS encoding thioesterase family protein: MRRRSDARGGRAGDGSSVVHRTVEIDLDIYTFDIDFAGHVSNITYIRWLEIGRLQLLVDAGMPTPELLAEGLAPLLVRTEIDYRLPLRLGDPVHLSLDLAELRAASAAIDFRITSNGRLAAAARQLGIFVKLDTGKPTPITPDRRARFTPYLQQEPSDRERLES; this comes from the coding sequence ATGCGCCGGCGCTCGGACGCTCGAGGCGGTCGCGCCGGTGACGGCAGCTCCGTGGTTCATCGCACGGTCGAGATCGACCTCGACATCTACACCTTCGACATCGACTTCGCAGGCCACGTCAGCAACATCACCTACATCCGCTGGCTGGAGATCGGGCGTCTTCAGCTGCTCGTCGACGCTGGCATGCCCACGCCCGAGCTCCTCGCCGAGGGGCTGGCACCGTTGCTCGTGCGCACCGAGATCGACTACCGACTCCCGCTGAGGCTCGGGGACCCCGTGCACCTGTCGCTGGACCTGGCCGAGCTGCGGGCCGCGTCGGCGGCCATCGACTTCCGCATCACCTCGAACGGCCGGCTGGCGGCGGCGGCCCGGCAGCTCGGGATCTTCGTCAAGCTGGACACGGGCAAGCCCACCCCGATCACCCCTGACCGCCGTGCTCGGTTCACGCCCTATCTCCAGCAGGAGCCGTCCGATCGCGAAAGACTGGAATCGTGA
- a CDS encoding ammonium transporter: MNAGDNSFQLVAATLVGLMSIPGLAVLYGGLVQKRWAVNTLLMTFTGFSVVLVAWVLWTYDMGFGTPWHVGPGILNSMVGIPGQVVGHGTEQNQANIPLLSGAGLMPPFRFPMSTLVYFQFVFAAITPLLFMGSVLGRMNLKAWVPFVLLWSTFVYSVNAFLIWGGGYWAGKGAVDWSGGYVIHLAAGTSGFVAAAVIGPRLKRDREIAAPNNLMFVAVGAGLLWLGWNGFNGGDPYFAGANASTAVINTNLCAAAALLTWVIWDMFAGPQKKPTFLGGVNGMIVGLVAITPAAGFVDGTGALLMGLIASSIVWLAWNKLAKVRPFSKVDDAMGVVYTHGIAGLTGGLLVGFFANPDVIVYLGGGGVSRTSVRGLIYGHPWLVMLQLMTALTIIGWDGIVTFILLKIVGVFVPLRYTDEELALGDVAVHDEEVYPDERVLERVGSRSGALASVDEGTSVRSAGGAGGGGPDVALPPTGMTASTDERTWEGGGR, encoded by the coding sequence TTGAACGCCGGGGACAACAGCTTTCAGCTGGTAGCGGCGACGCTGGTCGGCTTGATGAGCATCCCTGGACTGGCCGTCCTGTACGGCGGCCTGGTCCAGAAACGCTGGGCCGTCAATACCCTGCTCATGACATTCACCGGCTTCTCGGTGGTGCTGGTCGCCTGGGTCCTCTGGACCTATGACATGGGCTTCGGCACGCCGTGGCACGTCGGGCCCGGGATCCTCAACAGCATGGTCGGCATCCCGGGGCAAGTCGTGGGTCACGGGACGGAGCAGAACCAGGCCAACATCCCGCTGCTCAGCGGGGCCGGCCTCATGCCCCCGTTCCGCTTTCCCATGTCCACCCTCGTCTACTTCCAGTTCGTCTTCGCCGCCATCACGCCCCTGCTGTTCATGGGGAGCGTGCTCGGCAGGATGAACCTCAAGGCGTGGGTGCCGTTCGTCCTGCTCTGGAGCACCTTCGTGTACTCGGTGAACGCCTTCCTGATCTGGGGTGGCGGCTACTGGGCCGGGAAGGGAGCTGTCGACTGGAGCGGCGGCTACGTCATTCACCTCGCCGCCGGCACGTCCGGCTTCGTGGCCGCGGCGGTGATTGGACCAAGGTTGAAGCGCGACCGAGAGATCGCCGCGCCCAACAACCTGATGTTCGTCGCCGTCGGAGCCGGCCTGCTGTGGCTGGGCTGGAACGGCTTCAACGGCGGCGATCCGTACTTCGCCGGAGCCAACGCGTCGACCGCCGTCATCAACACCAACCTGTGCGCGGCTGCGGCGTTGCTCACGTGGGTCATCTGGGACATGTTCGCCGGTCCGCAGAAGAAGCCAACCTTCCTGGGGGGCGTCAACGGCATGATCGTCGGACTGGTGGCCATCACGCCTGCTGCGGGCTTCGTCGACGGCACGGGAGCCCTTCTCATGGGTCTGATCGCCTCGAGCATCGTCTGGCTGGCCTGGAACAAGCTGGCCAAGGTGCGGCCGTTCAGCAAGGTCGACGACGCCATGGGGGTCGTGTACACCCACGGGATCGCCGGACTCACCGGTGGTCTGCTCGTCGGCTTCTTCGCCAATCCCGACGTCATCGTCTATCTCGGGGGCGGTGGGGTTTCCCGTACATCGGTCCGCGGACTGATCTACGGGCATCCGTGGCTGGTGATGCTCCAGCTCATGACCGCCCTCACGATCATCGGCTGGGACGGTATCGTCACCTTCATCCTCCTCAAGATCGTCGGGGTGTTCGTGCCCTTGCGGTACACCGACGAGGAGCTCGCGCTCGGCGACGTCGCCGTCCACGACGAGGAGGTCTACCCCGACGAGAGGGTGCTCGAACGCGTGGGCAGCCGATCGGGGGCGCTGGCCAGCGTCGACGAGGGGACGAGCGTCCGCTCTGCCGGCGGGGCCGGAGGAGGGGGGCCCGACGTGGCCCTCCCACCAACCGGAATGACAGCGTCGACTGACGAGAGGACCTGGGAAGGAGGCGGCCGATGA